ACGACTTTGCGTAACTCTTCAATATACCCCATATGTAAATCCCCCTTTCCCTAACCTCCCTTATCATAACAAAATTTTTCTCTTTTTGTTCATGTAATTTTAAAGAAAAAAAGAAGCTTTCGCCTCCTTTTTTTCACCTTTATTTCTTAAAACTTTCATATTTTACAGCTTCAAAAGCTTCCTCAATTTCATCATTACGATAATGGACATATGTAAAACGCCCCAATTCTACTAATCTTGCTATTTCCTGTAACGCTTTATGCTGCTCATATGTTTCTTTCAGCTTAATATGTACATAAAACTTCATTAAAGGATGTT
This genomic interval from Bacillus thuringiensis contains the following:
- a CDS encoding DUF3928 family protein, producing MYTLKIVSDREALYQFASYVRVVQGVEDVYVEVGEPLYEHPLMKFYVHIKLKETYEQHKALQEIARLVELGRFTYVHYRNDEIEEAFEAVKYESFKK